A genomic stretch from Salvelinus alpinus chromosome 38, SLU_Salpinus.1, whole genome shotgun sequence includes:
- the LOC139566530 gene encoding unconventional myosin-X-like isoform X2, which produces MEAFFAEGARVWVKEKEQLVPSTVSSRGDGTLVLTTDYGEVLYLQQAEVTRERVYAMHQSSIDGVEDMSTLAELHEAAIMHNLYQRYQKDSIYTNIGSILAAVNPYKQIPGMYDLDRVELYSRHHIGELPPHIFAVANECYRCIWKRHDSQCVLISGESGAGKTESTKLLLQFLSVMSHNSAGTPPSEKTTPVEQSIVQSSPIMEAFGNAKTVYNNNSSRFGKFIQLHFSQSGNIHGGCIVDYLLEKNRVVRQNPGERNYHIFYALLAGANKEHRELYFLDDPPESFHYLSQSGCLKDKSLDDKQLFNSVMEALKVMEFTEEETRDVFKLLSGVLQLGNIQFMTAGGAQITTKQVLSNVSELLGLDCFQLSEVLTQRSMILRGEEICSPLTIEQAVDSRDSVSMALYSQCFSWIILRINQKIRGKDNFKSIGILDIFGFENFQVNRFEQFNINYANEKLQEYFNKHIFSLEQLEYNREGVQWEAIDWMDNAECLDLIEKKLGMLALVNEESRFPKGTDFTLLEKLHSRHSTNPYYVKPRLADHQFGIRHYAGEVLYDVTGVLEKNRDTFRDDILNMLKESRLDFIYDLFERVGSRNSEETLKMGTARRKPTVSSQFRDSLHSLMGTLSVSNPFFVRCIKPNNEKNPSVFDPEVVLNQLRYSGMLETVKIRRAGFPVRRTFKDFFSRYQIILQEKVSGAGDDKKRSTDLLTKYDRAKKEWQLGKTKVFMKESLEQRLEKERDEVRRKAGLVIRAHILTYTARKHFKRVKGSVVTLQRYLRTHIQRKWFLRRCLATRVLQKHRRGQVARASCRKLREERRKREEEERKKKGEDAGEGKKEGEVEGEKEGGVEAKAAQGSEKKEGKTEEEARQMEEILRIELEIERLQKQREDGVSQLCESSRQELRLRRDAEIKRLKKEASRKATELIDLLDFGGLDPSLATAANASAERLQEEPGMATAGTQEEEVDEGFHAEEECTVPLLPDFPPPAEADAAVDQDMFAHLPPPPPAFAEGSTATPPPPPLDSSSPTPVPPPPPPLPAGDGSDTPLPPPPPPLPPGEGEGKGKEGEIKEGDGGRTTSILSLGEGEEPIYSMPVDSGESDYDEEEGSVTAGDDGSVSGQNSNRGSAAMTEEEALRKSTCTNASIESYRGSSDSYIESDDEHDGLLDTDEEVHNGRVTLLNGNGPPYFHSYLYMKAGLMIPWRRRWCVLKDETFMWFRSKQESLKSGWLHKKGGGLSTLSRRNWKMRWFVLREHKLMYFDNDSEEKLKGTIDIRAAKEIVNNHEKENALNIVTDERTYQVFAESPEDASAWYNVLSKVHVYTPEQLMDMSHEQANPKNAVGTLDVGLIDSVCASDNPDRPNSFVIITANRVIHCNTDTPEEMHHWISLLQKPKGDAKIDGQEFLVRGWLQKEMKTGTKSNVLKLKKRWFVLNHNSLDYYKSSERNSSKMGTLVLNSLCSVFQPEERVHRETGYWNIVVHGRKHSYRLYAKMLNEALRWIAAIQAVIDSKTPIETPTLQLIRDIKDSSLNPEAVEQTYRRNPILRYTQHPLHSPLLPLPYGEVIQRQQGYASLQDEAIRVFNSLQEMETLADPVPIIRVVLQTCQDLRPLRDEVYCQVIKQTNHVPQPNQPNQRAHWHLLTCMSCTFLPSRTILRYLRFHLKRVREHFPNTEIERYSAFINESLKKTKTRDFIPSQEEIVALLVRQEMTTTVYCHGGGSCKISINSHTTAGEVVEKLIRGLAMEDSRNLFSLFEHNKVTDRALESRVIVADVLAKFERLSGTEEDEEEGQWRLYFKLYCFLDMESMPKEGVEFAFMFEQAHESLISGHFPAPEETLQQLAALRLQYLHGDGASRAGWSLGSVYPMGRLRSRIFHSTKQGGAAGGEGGGGQVGSVKGDGQDRRRTPSFLDGSLRRSFKTGSLKKQKEEEGQQVEMWVKEETSATRAHVLDKWTKLLGLPQHQALLKYMSIVKEWPGYGSTLFDVECKEGGFPHDLWLGVSADNLSVYKRGEPKPLQTFQYEQITFFGAPQPCTYQITVDGNDLFFHTPLVMEIAKIMKAYINMMVKKRCSIMSVSSVASAFVR; this is translated from the exons gtgttgtatcTCCAGCAGGCTGaggtgactagagagagagtgtATGCTATGCATCAGTCCAGTATAGATGGAGTGGAGGACATGTCCACTCTGGCAGAACTACACGAAGCTGCCATCATGCACAACCTCTACCAGCGCTACCAGAAGGACAGCATCTAT accaACATAGGCAGCATCCTGGCAGCGGTGAACCCTTATAAACAGATCCCAGGCATGTATGACCTAGATAGAGTTGAGCTGTACAGTCGACACCACATCGGAGAACTCCCGCCCCATATCTTCGCTGTAGCCAATGAGTGTTACCGCTGCATCTGGAAACGACACGACAGCCAATGCGTCCTCATCAG tgggGAGTCGGGGGCTGGTAAGACAGAGAGCACCAAGCTGCTGCTCCAGTTCCTGTCTGTGATGAGCCATAACTCTGCTGGGACGCCTCCCTCTGAGAAGACCACACCAGTGGAGCAGTCCATCGTTCagagcag TCCTATCATGGAGGCGTTTGGGAATGCCAAGACAGTGTACAACAacaattctagtcgctttgggaaGTTCATCCAGCTCCACTTCTCCCAGAGCGGGAACATCCATGGTGGATGTATCGTTGACT ATTTACTGGAGAAG AACCGCGTGGTGAGACAGAACCCTGGAGAACGGAACTACCACATCTTCTACGCCCTGCTGGCCGGAGCCAACAAGGAacacaggg AGCTGTATTTCCTGGACGACCCTCCTGAGTCATTCCACTACCTCAGCCAATCAGGCTGTCTCAAAGACAAGAGCCTTGACGATAAACAGCTCTTCAACAGCGTCATg GAGGCGCTGAAGGTGATGGAGTTCACTGAGGAGGAGACCAGAGACGTGTTCAAACTGCTGTCTGGAGTCCTACAGCTGGGCAACATTCAGTTCATGACCGCCGGAGGAGCGCAGATTACCACcaaacagg tgctcAGTAATGTCAGTGAGCTACTCGGGCTGGACTGCTTCCAGCTGTCTGAGGTGCTGACGCAGAGATCCATGATCCTCAGAGGAGAAGAGATATGCTCTCCGCTCACCATagaacag gcggTGGATTCCCGGGACTCTGTTTCCATGGCTCTGTATTCCCAGTGTTTTTCCTGGATCATTCTCCGGATCAACCAGAAGATCAGAGGGAAAGACAACTTCAAGTCCATCGGAATACTGGACATCTTTGGCTTCGAGAACTTCCAG GTGAATCGGTTTGAGCAGTTCAACATCAACTACGCCAACGAGAAGCTGCAGGAGTATTTCAACAAACACATCTTCTCTCTGGAACAACTGGAGtacaacag AGAGGGAGTCCAGTGGGAAGCCATAGACTGGATGGATAACGCTGAGTGTCTGGACCTCATAGAGAAG AAACTTGGGATGCTAGCGTTGGTCAACGAGGAGAGTCGCTTCCCCAAAGGGACAGACTTCACACTGCTGGAGAAACTACACAGCAGGCACTCT ACAAACCCTTACTATGTGAAGCCTCGACTGGCTGACCATCAGTTTGGCATCAGACACTATGCTGGAGAGGTTCTGTATGATGTCACCGGGGTTCTGGAGAAGAACAGAGATACATTCAGAGATGACATCCTCAACATGCTGAAGGAGAGCAGACTGGACTTCATCTATGATCTGTTTGAGAGAGTGGGCAGCAGGAACAGTGAGGAGACTCTGAAGATGGGAACAGCCAGACGCAAGCCTACCGTCAGCTCACAGTTTAGG GACTCTCTCCATTCCCTCATGGGAACTCTGAGTGTGTCCAACCCTTTTTTTGTGCGCTGCATCAAACCCAACAACGAGAAG AACCCTAGTGTGTTTGACCCGGAAGTGGTTCTGAACCAGCTGAGGTATTCTGGAATGTTAGAAACCGTTAAGATCCGCCGGGCCGGCTTCCCTGTCCGCAGGACCTTCAAAGACTTCTTCAGCCG gtaTCAGATCATTCTGCAAGAGAAGGTGAGTGGAGCGGGGGATGATAAGAAGAGGAGTACAGACCTGCTGACCAAATACGACCGTGCCAAGAAGGAGTGGCAGCTGGGAAAGACCAAG GTGTTTATGAAGGAGTCTCTGGAACAGcgtctggagaaagagagagacgaggTTCGCCGTAAAGCAGGCTTGGTCATCAGAGCTCACATCCTCACCTACACCGCCAGGAAGCACTTTAAGCGTGTGAAGGGGAGCGTCGTCACCCTCCAGAGGTACCTTCGTACCCACATACAACGGAAATGGTTTCTACGGCGATGCTTGGCGACGCGGGTACTCCAAAAACACAGACGAGGACAGGTGGCCCGTGCAAGCTGCCGCAaactcagagaggagaggaggaagagagaggaggaggagaggaagaagaagggAGAGGATGCGGGCGAGgggaagaaggagggagaggtggaaggagagaaggagggaggagtagaggcAAAGGCCGCCCAGGGTTCTGAG aaAAAGGAAGGAAAGACGGAAGAAGAGGCCCGTCAGATGGAGGAGATCTTGCGTATAGAGTTGGAGATCGAGCGCCtgcagaaacagagggaggatggGGTATCCCAGCTCTGTGAGTCCTCCAGACAGGAGCTCCGGCTACGCCGGGATGCAGAGATCAAGAGGCTGAAGAAGGAGGCCTCTCGTAAGGCCACAGAACTAATCGACCTCCTGGACTTTGGAGGTCTGGATCCCAGTTTAGCCACCGCTGCTAACGCTAGCGCAGAG CGGCTCCAGGAGGAGCCAGGCATGGCCACAGCCGGAAcccaggaggaggaggtggacgaGGGCTTCCATGCCGAGGAGGAGTgcactgtccctctcctcccagaCTTCCCTCCTCCAGCCGAGGCTGACGCTGCCGTGGACCAGGATATGTTTGCCCACCTGCCGCCCCCTCCACCCGCCTTCGCTGAGGGTTCTACTGCtacaccacctccccctcccctcgaTTCATCCTCACCCACTCCCGTCCCTCCACCGCCTCCCCCCTTACCAGCTGGAGATGGCTCTGACACCCCTCTCCCACCTCCCCCCCCACCACTGCctcctggagagggggagggaaaaggaaaagagggggagataaaagagggtgatggagggaggacAACGAGTATCTTGAGCCTCGGAGAAGGGGAGGAGCCGATCTACAGCATGCCGGTCGACAGCGGCGAATCAGATTACGACGAGGAGGAGGGCTCTGTCACCGCGGGAGACGATGGTTCCGTATCCGGGCAGAATAGCAACAGAGGCAGCGCGGCCATGACAGAGGAAGAAGCTCTGAGGAAGTCCACGTGTACCAACGCCAGCATAGAGTCATACAGGGGCAGCTCTGACtca TACATAGAGAGTGATGATGAGCATGATGGGCTGTTGGACACAGATGAGGAGGTACACAACGGCAGGGTCACTCTTCTCAACGGGAACGGACCTCCGTACTTCCATAGCTACCTCTACATGAAGG CTGGTCTGATGATTCCATGGCGCAGGCGGTGGTGTGTGTTGAAGGATGAGACCTTCATGTGGTTCCGCTCCAAACAGGAGTCCCTCAAGTCTGGCTGGCTCCATAAGAAGGGAGGAGGACTGTCCACTCTGTCCcgcag GAACTGGAAGATGCGATGGTTTGTTCTGAGGGAACACAAACTGATGTACTTTGACAACGACAGCGAAGAGAAACTGAAGGGAACCATCGACATCCGCGCCGCCAA GGAGATCGTGAACAACCATGAGAAGGAGAATGCGTTGAACATCGTGACAGATGAGAGGACGTACCAGGTGTTTGCTGAGTCGCCAGAAGACGCCAG tgcgtGGTATAACGTCCTCAGTAAGGTTCATGTGTATACTCCCGAGCAGCTGATGGACATGTCTCATGAACAGGCCAACCCCAAGAACGCTGTG GGAACTCTGGATGTGGGCCTGATTGACTCAGTCTGTGCCTCTGACAACCCAGACAG gcCCAACTCCTTTGTCATCATCACAGCGAACCGTGTGATCCACTGTAACACCGACACTCCAGAGGAGATGCACCACTGGATCAGCCTGCTGCAGAAACCTAAAGGAGACGCCAAGATAGACGGACAGGAGTTCCTGGTTAGGG GTTGGCTccagaaggagatgaagacaggaACTAAGAGTAATGTTCTGAAGCTGAAGAAACGCTGGTTCGTGTTAAACCATAACTCCCTGGATTACTACAAGAGCTCTGAGCGAAACTCCTCCAAGATGGGAACCCTCGTCCTCAACTCCCTCTGCTCTGTCTTTCAACCTGAGGAACGAgtgcacagagagacag GGTACTGGAACATCGTAGTGCACGGTAGGAAGCACTCGTATCGCCTCTACGCCAAGATGCTGAATGAAGCTCTGAGATGGATAGCAGCCATACAGGCAGTGATAGACAGCAAGACACCCATAGAAACACCGACACTACAGCTCATCAGAGATATCAAGGACAGCAGTCTGAACCCTGAGGCGGTGGAGCAGACCTACAGGAGGAATCCCATCCTCAGATACACTCAGCACCCTCTACACTCCCCCCTACTGCCACTACCCTACGGAGAAGTCA tcCAGAGACAGCAGGGCTATGCCAGTCTTCAGGATGAAGCGATCCGAGTGTTTAACTCTCTTCAGGAGATGGAGACTCTGGCAGACCCTGTTCCTATTATACGGGTGGTACTACAGACCTGTCAGGACCTGAGACCTCTCCGAGACGAG GTATACTGTCAGGTGATCAAGCAGACCAATCACGTGCCTCAGCCCAATCAGCCCAATCAGCGGGCTCATTGGCACCTCCTCACCTGTATGAGCTGTACCTTCCTCCCAAGCCGGACCATCCTCAGATACCTGCGCTTCCACCTCAAAag GGTGCGAGAGCATTTCCCCAACACAGAGATTGAGCGTTATTCTGCTTTTATCAACGAGTCTCTGAAGAAGACCAAGACCAGGGACTTTATTCCGTCTCAGGAGGAGATCGTGGCCCTACTGGTGAGGCAGGAGATGACAACTACAGTCTACTGCCATGGAGGAGGCTCCTGCAAGATCTCCATCAATTCACACACCACCGCTGGAGAG gttgtgGAGAAGTTGATCCGCGGCCTGGCCATGGAGGACAGTAGGAATCTGTTCTCTCTGTTTGAGCACAACAAGGTGACGGACCGTGCTCTGGAGAGCAGGGTCATAGTGGCTGACGTCCTCGCCAAGTTTGAGAG GCTGTCAGGGactgaggaggatgaggaggaaggacAGTGGAGACTCTATTTTAAACTTTACTGTTTCCTCGACATGGAGAGCATGCCTAAGGAGGGGGTGGAATTTGCCTTCATGTTTGAGCAG gccCATGAGTCTCTGATCAGTGGTCACTTCCCGGCCCCAGAGGAAACTTTGCAGCAGCTAGCCGCTTTACGGCTGCAGTATCTCCATGGAGACGGGGCCAGCCGCGCTGGGTGGAGCCTCGGTAGTGTTTACCCAATGGGGCGCCTCCGCTCGCGCATCTTCCACTCCACCAAACAGGGAGGCGcggcaggaggagagggaggaggagggcaggTGGGAAGTGTCAAGGGGGACGGGCAGGATAGAAGGAGAACCCCCAGCTTCCTGGATGGAAGTCTGAGGCGCAGCTTCAAGACGGGCTCGCTGAAGAAACAGAAG GAGGAAGAGGGGCAGCAGGTAGAGATGTGGGTGAAGGAGGAGACATCGGCCACCAGAGCCCATGTTCTGGATAAATGGACCAAGTTACTGGGACTCCCCCAGCACCAGGCTCTGCTCAAATACATGTCCATCGTCAAAGAGTGGCCCGGATATGGCTCTACACTGTTCGacgtggag tGTAAGGAAGGAGGTTTCCCCCATGACCTGTGGCTGGGTGTGAGTGCTGACAACCTGTCTGTGTATAAGAGAGGGGAACCCAAACCTCTGCAGACGTTCCAGTATGAGCAGATCACCTTCTTTGGAGCTCCACAACCCTGCACCTACCAGATCACTGTCGACGGCAACGACTTGTTCTTCCACACTCCattg gTGATGGAGATTGCTAAGATCATGAAAGCCTACATCAACATGATGGTGAAGAAACGCTGCAGCATCATGTCTGTCTCCAGCGTCGCCAGCGCCTTCGTCAGGTGA